The genomic interval ATCAAAGAGTTAAATGCTTGAAGGTGCTTGAATCACCTCAGTACGCGGGAATAGCTCAGTTGGTAGAGCACGACCTTGCCAAGGTCGGGGTCGCGAGTTCGAGTCTCGTTTCCCGCTCCAAATTTTTTCTAGTCAGTCTCTTTTATCTCCTATCCGACAAAAATACAGAAATTCAAGCCATCTGTTTGGTTTGCTTAGCATTTCATATATGATTTTCGCCATTGACTCCCGCTGTCTTCGGTGATGCTTATGACGCCTGTTCTTCTGCTTGACGCCCGTGCGGATGAAATCCGTGACCCATTACATGCGCTGATGCCCGATTTGCCATTAGTGATCGGATCCGGCGATCCTCAGGAGGCGGCCGGATGCGATATCTGGATCGGCGAGCCGGATAAAGCGGCGGTTTTGCTGGCGCAAGGTGTCAAGCCGCGGTGGTTGCAGTCCACCTGGGCGGGCTATAAGCCGCTACTGGCGGAAGCCTTCCCACGGGATTACCGTTTGAGTCGCGCTGTCGGCGTATTCGGCCAGGCTATTGCGGAGTACGTGCTGGCTTATTTGCTGCAGCATGAACATCGCCTGCCGGCCCGCTGGCAGCACCAGCAGGCCGGTGTGTGGGAAAAAAGTTTGCCGGGTTCTTTATATGGACGTCGGGTATTGATCGTTGGAACCGGAGATATCGGGCGTGAGGTTGCGGCATTCTTGCAACCGTTTGGCGTCGTATTGACCGGCATTGCCTCGACACCGCGGTCATTGTCGGCGTTTGAGCGTGTCGATGCGCTGGATCGCCTGAAAGAGGCGGTTCGGGATGCGGATTACGTGATTAATATCCTGCCGGATACGCCAGCGACAACCGACGTCTATCATGCGGACGTCTTTTCCGCGATGAAGCCTGCGGCTCTGTTTATCAATGTCGGCCGGGGTAGCGCGGTGGTGGATGAGGATCTTTGCGCTGCGCTGAGGGCGGGGCAAATTGCCGGAGCGGTACTGGATGTATTTCGTCAGGAGCCGCTGCCGCCGGCACATCCTTTCTGGCACACACCTAACCTGTTTATTACGACGCATATTGCCGGGCCGTTGGTTCCTGCCAGGCTGGCGCGTTTGTTCCTGGAAAATCTGCCTCGTTTTCAAGCTAATCAGCCGCTGGTGGGAGAGGTGGATTTTTCCAGAAGCTATTGAGGCGGGCTAAACTATCGTCATTCAGGCAGGAAGTGAAAAATCCTTCTTGCCTTGGCATGTCGATTGGTTCATAATGCTGCCCTCTTCGCGAGAATTCTTATTAAAACACAGTAAAATCAATAGATTATCCGTGTTTTATTAAAATTTTCAAGATTGCGGCTTTTAACTTGATTTTGGTTAGAAAGCGACAATACTTGAATGCTGTTGTATGCGGGAATAGCTCAGTTGGTAGAGCACGACCTTGCCAAGGTCGGGGTCGCGAGTTCGAGTCTCGTTTCCCGCTCCAATCATTTTTTCGTTTCTTTCTCTCTCTCTCTTGATTCACATCATGCGATGTTGTCGCAAGATTCGTATCGTTTTAAACAGAGTTATCCACAGGCTGTCAACGCAGGCACTCGGCCGTTAATATCGACCGTGATGAAACGTGTTTGTTCATCTTTTTGAAATATAAATAAAATTTTATAATAAAAAACGCTATCTGGATCACTTGAACTTTTTGTGATGATTGATTGACAACGTATTTTTAAATTTATGCACAGCGGTGAAAATCCGTGGATATCTGTCTCCGTCATGCTTAAGCATCCCGCGGGAGCCCTTTTTCGATGGCGCGAATCAGTCGCTTTTTTTGCGCCGGCTGAACATCGATCGTCTGTTGGCTGCGCTTTTCCCACTGTTGCGATAGCGCCCAATCTATGTGTTCATCCAGTAGCGGGTGTTCTCCCAACCTTGCCTGTAGCGCCAGTACGATGTGATCTTCGTAAGGGGCGTTGCCCAGTGCGACGGCAATATTACGCAACCAACGCAGATGTCCGATACGACGAATGGCCGAGCCTTCCGTTACTTGTAGAAAACGCACTTCGTTCCACTGGAACAGCTCCAGCAGTTCAGGGGTATGCAGCGCGGCCCTGGGACTGAAATCGGGTTCGTCGGTCAGTGACGAAAATCGGTTCCAGGGGCAAATCAACTGGCAGTCGTCGCAGCCGTAAATGCGGTTTCCCATTAATGGGCGCAGTTCTATAGGGATAGCGCCTTCCAGTTCAATAGTCAGGTAGGAAACACAGCGTCGGGCGTCAATGGTGTAGGGCGCGACGATGGCGCCGGTCGGGCAGGTGGTCATGCAGGCAACGCATTTACCGCAGCCTTCTTCGACGGGAGCGTCCGTCGGTAACGGCAGGTCGATCAGCAGTTCACCAAGGAAAAACCAGGAGCCGGCGTTGCGATTCATCACCAGTGAGTGCTTACCCACCCATCCCAGCCCGGCTTTGGCCGCCAGCGGCCGCTCCATGATGGGGGCAGAGTCGACGAACGGTCGAAACTGCAGTTCGCCGCAATGCGTCTGAATTCTATCACCCAATTTTTTCAGCCGTTGACGCAGCAATTTATGGTAATCCCGCCCCAGCGCATAACGGCTGACATAACCCAGCAAGGGGTTTTTCAACGTACTGGCAAAAGCCGCCTTCGCGGGCAGATAATTCATGCGTACACTTATTACACGCAATGTGCCTGGCAGCAGTTCGTGCGGACGGGCTCGCATCATACCGTGGCGAGCCATCCATGCCATTTCGCCGTGATACTGCTTATCCAGCCATGCCTGTAAGCGAGGCTCTTCATGGGACAAATCGGTATCGCAGATACCTACCTGCTGAAAACCGAGTTCTTGTCCCCATTGCTTGATAAGTTGTGCCAGTTCATTGAGATCGTAGGGGTATGTCATGACGGACCGTAACAAAATGCAGTTCTCTTCCATATTACCACATTCCATATTTCGGGCTGACTGGCTGCGACGCGAAGAGGCAAACGCGGCCAGAAACGCAGGCGTGTCGCTGTATACCCTGATGGAACGCGCCGGCCATGCGGCGTTTAATTTGATTCGGGCGTGTTACCCACAAGCGGGACGCTGGCTGGTGCTGGCGGGACATGGTAATAACGGCGGCGACGCTTATGTTGTGGCGCTGTTGGCGCGTCTGGCGGGGATAACGGTAACGGTGATCGCTTGTACAAGCAGCAAGCCGTTACCGGAAGAGGCAGCGCAGGCGCAGCAGCAATGGCGGGCGGCGGGCGGCGAAGTATTGACGCCGGACGCCGCGTGGCCGCAGGAGGTCGATGTGATTGTCGACGGTTTGCTGGGTATCGGCCTGGCCGCCGCGCCTCGTGCGCCTTACGACGGGTTGATCGATGCCGCCAACGCATATCCGGCGCCGGTCGTCGCGCTGGATATTCCCTCCGGGCTGAATGCGGAAACCGGTCATGCCGAAGGCGCCGTCATTCGGGCGGAGCACACGATGACGTTCATTACCTTAAAACCGGGGTTGTTGACAGGTAGGGCGCGCGATTGCACGGGGCGACTTCATCATGATGACCTTGGGCTGACCGCCTGGGTGGCAAGACAATCA from Musicola paradisiaca NCPPB 2511 carries:
- a CDS encoding D-2-hydroxyacid dehydrogenase, with the protein product MTPVLLLDARADEIRDPLHALMPDLPLVIGSGDPQEAAGCDIWIGEPDKAAVLLAQGVKPRWLQSTWAGYKPLLAEAFPRDYRLSRAVGVFGQAIAEYVLAYLLQHEHRLPARWQHQQAGVWEKSLPGSLYGRRVLIVGTGDIGREVAAFLQPFGVVLTGIASTPRSLSAFERVDALDRLKEAVRDADYVINILPDTPATTDVYHADVFSAMKPAALFINVGRGSAVVDEDLCAALRAGQIAGAVLDVFRQEPLPPAHPFWHTPNLFITTHIAGPLVPARLARLFLENLPRFQANQPLVGEVDFSRSY
- the queG gene encoding tRNA epoxyqueuosine(34) reductase QueG, producing the protein MTYPYDLNELAQLIKQWGQELGFQQVGICDTDLSHEEPRLQAWLDKQYHGEMAWMARHGMMRARPHELLPGTLRVISVRMNYLPAKAAFASTLKNPLLGYVSRYALGRDYHKLLRQRLKKLGDRIQTHCGELQFRPFVDSAPIMERPLAAKAGLGWVGKHSLVMNRNAGSWFFLGELLIDLPLPTDAPVEEGCGKCVACMTTCPTGAIVAPYTIDARRCVSYLTIELEGAIPIELRPLMGNRIYGCDDCQLICPWNRFSSLTDEPDFSPRAALHTPELLELFQWNEVRFLQVTEGSAIRRIGHLRWLRNIAVALGNAPYEDHIVLALQARLGEHPLLDEHIDWALSQQWEKRSQQTIDVQPAQKKRLIRAIEKGLPRDA